In Bradyrhizobium paxllaeri, the genomic stretch GGGTTAGCAAAACCAGTTGCGGCCTGGCAGGTCGCCGGCAGGACAATGGTGAGCAGCCGGTCGCACGCTCTCCAAAGCTGCGATGTGCTGCCGTTGATCGGTCGTGATGAAGAAATGGAGCTAATTCTGAGCCGATGGAAGCGGGCCAGGAGCGGCGAAGGTCAGGTGGTGCTGCTCTCCGGCGAAGCGGGCATCGGCAAATCACGGCTCACCGTCGCGCTTCTGGAACAGCTTGCGCGCGAACCGCAGATTCGTCTGCAGTACTTCTGCTCGCCGCAGCATACCGACAGCACGCTCTATCCGGTGATCGGCGAGATGTGGCGCGCCGCCGGCTTCGCTCACGATGACAGCCAGCAAGCGAAAGCGGACAAGCTCGACGCGCTGCTGGTGCAAAGCGCGACGTCTTCGGAGGATGCGGCGCTGTTTGCCGAAATGCTGTCGCTACCCGGCGATGGACGCTACCCTCCAGTTGAAGTTGAGCCGCAGCTCCGCCGTCAGAAAACGCTGAAAGCTCTTGTTTCGCACATCGAGGCGCTGGCGCGGATCCATCCCGTGCTGATGATTTTCGAAGATGCGCACTGGACCGATCCAACCAGCCTCGAATTCTTCACCCGGGCCGTGGACCTGGCCGTGAGCCACCGGCTCTTGATGCTTGTGACTTTCAGGCCGGAATTCGGCCCGCCCTGGATCGGACGGCCGCACGTGACTGAGCTGACTCTCAACCGGCTGGCGCCGCGCGACATCGATTCCCTCATCGAGGGGGTCGTCGGCGACCGGTCGCTGCCAGCGGGCATCCGCCAGGACATCATCGAGCGCACCGACGGCATTCCGCTGTTCGCCGAGGAAATGACCAAGGCGGTGCTGGATGCTGAGGGCGAGAGTGAGGTGCAGCGGACCGTCGCAGGGGCGCCTACGCCTGTCGTTGCGGTTCCGGCAAGCCTGCAGGCTTCGCTGATGTCGCGGCTCGACCGGCTCGGCCCGGCGAAAGACACCGCGCAGGTCGGCGCTGCGATCGGCCGGGAATTTCCTCATATGCTGCTTGCCGCGGTCGCGCGAAAGCCGGAAGCGGAACTGGATGCCGACCTCAACCGGCTCATTGCGGCGGGTTTGTTGTTTCGACAGGGCACGCCGCCGCACGCGAGCTATCTGTTCAAGCACGCGCTGGTACAGGACGCGGCCTACGGTACGCTGCTGCGCGAGCCGAGGCGCGCGCTGCATGCGCGCATCGCCGAAATCCTTGAATGCCAGTTCCCGGAAATGGCCGATGGTCAGCCCGAACTGCTCGCGCGTCACTACACAAAGGCCGACCTGATCGAGAAGTCAGCGCGCCTGTGGGGCAAGGCGGGACTAAGGTCACAGGAGCGCTCGGCGCTGATCGAAGCAGCCGAACAGCTCGATCAGGCCCTGGCGCAAATCGCAACCTTGCCCAGCACGCCCGACCTGCGGCGCGAGCAGATCGTCCTGCAAGTCGCGCTCTCGAACACGCTGATGCATGTCAAGGGATATGGCGCTCCCGAAACCAAGACTGCGGTGGCGCAGGCGAGGGCGTTTATCGAGCGGGCGGCACAGCTCGGAGAGTCTCCCGATGATCCTTCGCTGCTGCTCTCAACCCTCTTTGGCCAGTGGATCGTCAATTTCATAAACTTCAATGGTGACGTTGCGCGCGAGCTTGCAAGCCGCTTTCTGGCGCTCGGCGAGAACGAGGGGGCGGCGGTGCCGCGCATGATCGGACACCGCACCATGGCGAGTACGCTCGCGCTGCGGGGGGATCTCGTTGAGGCCAGGGCGCACTACAACGAAGCGCTCGCACTCTATCGTCCCGCCGAGCACCGCCGATTGATGACGCGATTTGGCCAGGACCTCCGGGTAACGTGCCTGGCGTTCCGTTCGATGGCCTCATGGCTGCTCGGTTATCCCGAGGCTGCGCTGAACGATGCAGACTGCGCGCTGACGGAAGCGCGCCAGATTGAGCATGCCGCCACGTTGATGTTTACGCTGAATTTCCCGATCCTCGTTAATACCTATTGCGGGAACTACCACGCGGCGAATACGCATCTGAAAGAGCTTGTCGCGCTGGCCGAGGAGAAAAGCGCCCCGTTCCGGAAAGCGGAAGGCGTGTTGCGGCGGGGCTATATCCTGACGCTTACGGGAGCGGTGAAAGCGGTCGAGACCGTCACGGCGGGTATCGATCTATGGCGGTCGGCCGGATCGACGATCTTTACACCGGAGCAGGAGTTCATGCTGGCAATTGCGCATGCGGATTCGGGTCAGTTCGATGATGCCTGGCGCTGCATCGGCAAGGCCATGACGGCGATGCGGGAAACCAGGGAAAGATGGTGCGAGGCGGAGGCTCATCGCGTTGCCGGTGAAATCGCGCTGAGGTGGCCGCAGCGGGACGAGGCGAAGGCGCAGGCGTATTTCGAGCATGCCTTGACCACTGCGCGCGCGCAGCATGCAAAGTCGTGGGAATTGCGCGCGGCTACCAGTTCGGCGCGGCTCTTGAACTGTCAGGGCAAACGGAAAATGGCGCGTGACCTTCTCGCGCCCGTCTACGACTGGTTCACCGAAGGCTTTGACACGAGCGATCTGCGAAAGGCCAGGGCCCTGCTCGCCGAGATCAGTTGAAGGTGCCTTCGATCATCAGCGAGCCGGTCGCCGGCGCGGATGATTTAGGTTTCATTCATAGTAATTATTAGAGTTCAATTCAAATTTTCCGTTCATGATCGCCGCGTTTCTCGCGGCATTTCATTTTTGATCGGCAGCTCCAACACGGCTCGCGTTGCTACGGAAGCATTGTCATGGCGATCGCTGGTGCAGCGTTTCGTGCTCAGGATTTTTGCGGGCTTGTAACCGGGCGGCTGCATGCCGCCAGCTTGAAATCGCACGCCCCAAAATTGTTGGCCGCCTGCGCGGTCCTGTTCTCGATCTCGGTTGCCGGTTGCGCACGTAATCCCGCGCAGCGTGAATTCAATTCAGCCCCGCGCGAAGCCAAAGCGCCTCCCACCCGTGCGGTTGTACGCGCCCGCCGATCCCCCGAACCGCGCCGATATTCGGAGCCAAGAATTCGGCGGCCGGACCCGGCGCTGCTTTCCCCGCAACCTGCGCCCGATTGCGAGTTCAAGAGATCCGACCTGAAGACCGTGGATCCGGATCAGTGGGCCCGCTTGAAGGTCGAGTACGAGCGGCAGTGCTATCAGGATGCAGAGAAGGCTGCGCGCGACCGCCTGATCTTGCTGCAGGCGTCCGCTACGTGCGAAATCGAGCCGGCTCGACAGCGAACGCCAGTCCGGTAGCAGATTCGAGACAGCCAGCGGCTCGCTTGTTTCTGCGTTCGCATCATCCGTGCACAAGCGCAGCGCGCACCTCTAAATTGTGTTCAGCATCCACCGTCGGCGCGGTAAGCCCTGTGTCCTCCAGATGACAATGGCAGGGCATCCGCCCTTAATTTCGTCGTTCTTTTGCCATGCCGCCGTTTCACGTTTTCGCTGGTGGGATTCGATTTTTACTGTGCTTTGGCTGGGGAGGAGTTGAGGAGTATTAATTTTTTAGAGAGTAACGATGAAAACTCTTTACGATATTGTTGGCGCACTTCCGGATGACGACGCGGAAGATTTGCGAGTTGCATTTCGCAAGGCCGTTAAGGCGAACCATCCTGACCTCAATCCCGGTAGTCCGGAAGCTGCACACACGTTCAGGCGGATCGTTCGCGCCAATGCCATTCTGAGCGATCAACGGCAACGAGAGGCCTATGATCGGCTGCTCGAGGCCGCGCGCCGGCAGCAGCAGAAGCCAAACCGCAGTGCGTTCTCCGCCGCCATCCGCCGGCTCGGCGTTGACGCGATGGCGAGTGCGGTTGCGGCGGCGGTGTTTATCGGAGGCTACCTGCTGCTCAACCCAGTGGGCAGGCTGCCGCTCGCTTCCGCAGAGGTGACTGAGATATCCAGGCGCGAACCAGTGCAGACGGTTGCCGGCAGATCGACCGAACTGTCTTCACAGGAGCGAACCCTGAAACCGCAGGACCTCAAAGAGACGACCAGGTTGGCCAGCGTTTCACCTTCGGTGACGACAGGCATTGCTCCTGCTGCAAGAGATGTTGTCCCGACCACCGAGCCGAGGCGCAAAGACGTCAAATATTATCGAGAACGGGGCAGCTCGGCATATCGCAGCGGGGATCTGTACATCGCCCTCGCCAATTTCGATCTGGCGATCCAGCAGGATCCTGCTTGTTCGGACTGCTATGTTGATCGCGGGATTGTCCTGCACCGTATGGGCGATCAAAAGGGTGCATTCTCCGACGTGGCCGAAGCCAAGCGCATTGATGCCTTGAGCAGAAGCAAGCCTGTTTCCGACGCAAGCGCGCGCTAACGGGTCAGCACAGTGCGCGGCCCGATGACCGGCGCTCTCGTAGCCTGCCAGCGCGCGTCAAACAGGAAGGCGGACGGCGTTTCCGCCTTCCATCGCTGGTCCACGCCTGCGCGCCGCCCGGCGCATTGCTGTGCCGCGTCCCTGGCATCTGGACATGGGCGGGCCGCATTGTCCAAGATCGCCGGCTAAACAGCGGAGGCGCCGATGCCGATTATCGATTCCCAGGTTCATGCCTATGAGGCGAACACTTCGAAGCGGCCCTGGCACACCGTGCCGAACTGGCCCGAGCACGTCACGGGGGACGAGATGGTGGCGGCGATGGACAAGGTGGGCGTCGACGGCGCGATCTTCATCTCGGCGTTTTCGCTGTACCGCTACGACGCGAGCTATGCCGTGGAAGTGCAGCGGGCCCATCCCGGCCGTCTCGCGATCGTCAAGCCGGTCGATCCTGATGATGCCGGCGTGGCCGACGTCGTCGCCGAATGGAAGAAGACGCCGGGCGCGGTCGGAATCCGCATCATGCTGCGGAAGGAGGCGGCGCGCGCGCCTGACGACCCAGGCCTCGACCGTATCGCGCGCGCAGCGGTTCGTTACGATTTTCCGGTCAACGTCCTGTGCTGGGACAATCTGGACGCGGGCAGGGCGCTGATCGATCGCCATCCCGACACGCGCTTCATCATCGACCATCTCGGCATTTTGCAGCCGCGCGTGCCGCCGGCGCCGCCTGAACCCTGGGCCGATCTTCCGAAGGTGCTGGAGCTCGCCAGGCGGCCGAACGCCGTGATCAAGGTCAGCGGCGCCTGCACGCTGTCGCGCGAGCCGTATCCTTATCCCGATATCTGGGACCCGCTTGCGCGCGTGTTTGATGCCTGGGGATTCGATCGCTGCCTGTGGGGCACGGACTGGACGCGCGCGTTCGCCGTGGTCAATTACGAGCAGGCCGTCGAGCCTTTCCTCAAGACCAGTCGGTTGAATGACTCCGAGCGGGCCATGCTGATGGGCGGAGCCTGCGCCAAGACTTATGGCTGGTCGCCGACGAAAGGTTAGTGTGAGGACAATGCCGGCTGACCGGCAATCTCGTCGGCTCGCCAGCAGCGGACCGCGTGTCCGTCAGGGCGCGTTTCAAGCGGCGGCACAGGCTCACGATGGCACACGGCTTCGGCGTAACGACAGCGCGGACTGAACGCGCATCCCTCCGGCGGATTTAGCGGATTGGGAAGCTCGCCCTTTGTCGTCGCGAGCGGTTCGCGGCGCAGCGGATCGGGAATGGCGGCGATAAGGGTCCGCGTATACGGGTGCGCCGGCCGTTCGAAGATTTCGCGCCAGTCGCCGGTCTCGACAATGCGGCCGAGATACATGACGGCGACCCTGTCGCTCATGTGCTCGACTACGCCTAAGTCGTGGCTGATCATGATGTAGGAGAGGCCGAGCGTTTCCTTCAATTCCAGCAGCAGGTTAATGATCTGGGCGCGGATGGAGACATCCAGCGCCGATACGGGTTCGTCACAGATGACGATTTTGGGATTGAGGATCAGCGCGCGGGCGATGCCGATGCGCTGGCGCTGGCCGCCCGAGAATTCATGCGGGTAGCGGCCGGCCTGTTCGGGCCGGAGGCCCACATGCCTGAGCATCGTCGCAACGCGTTCCTCGATCTCGCTTTGGGCCGTCACACCATGCAGGCGCAGGGGGGCTTCCAGTGTGCGACGGACGGTCTGGCGCGGATTGAGCGAGGCGTAGGGATCCTGAAACACGATTTGCACGATACGGGCCAACGCCTTGCGATCGAGCGATTGCCCGCCCGTCACGACCTGCCCGTCGAGCACGATGCGGCCTCGCGTCGGCATCTGCAGGCCGAGTATCGAAAGCGCGACAGTCGACTTGCCGCAACCGGATTCGCCGACGAGACCGAGGCATTCACCGCGCTTCAGTTCGAGATCGATGCCATCGACCGCACGCAACAGCCGCCGGCCGCCGCCCAGCAAGCCGCCGCCAACCGGAAAATGGACCGCGAGATCCTCGACGCTGAGGATGACATCGTCACGAGGTCTCCGAGCAGGCTCATGCATGGTGATGGCACCTGACTAGCCCGCCTGCACCGAGCGGCGTCGTTTCCGGCACGGTGGCCCGGCAAATGTCGGTCGCCCGCGCGCAACGCGGATTGAATCGGCAACCATCAGGGAAATCCGAGATCGCCGGCACGACGCCCGCGATTTCCCTGAGCCGCGTTCGGCCGAGTGCTGCGCGACTGCCCAGCCGGGGCAGCGAGTCGACAAGGCCTTGCGTATAGGGATGCGCGCATGCGCGGAAGATATCGGCCGAGCCGCGCTCCTCGACAATGCGGCCGGCATACATGACGGCGACGCGGCGGCAGACGTTGGCGACCAGGCCCAGATCGTGGCTGATCATCAAGATAGCCGTACCTCTTTCGGCGCATAAATTCCGCATCAGCTCGATGATCTCTGCCTGCACGGTCACGTCGAGCGCGGTTGTCGGCTCGTCGGCGATCAGAAGATCCGGCCCGCATGCGAGCGCGATGGCGATCATCACGCGTTGACGCATGCCGCCCGAAAGCTGGTGCGGGTAATCGTTCACCCGTCGCTCGGGTGCGGGGACGCGGACGCTCGCGAGCGCCTCGACGGCCAGCCGGTTTGCTTCCCGCCAGTTCTTGCCCTTGTGCAGCACGAACATCTCGGCGATCTGCCGGCCGACGGGCGAGACCGGATTAAGCGCCGTCATCGGCTCCTGGAAGATCATGGCGATGCGATTGCCGCGCAGCGCGCGTTGCTCGGCCGCCGGCAGCCCCTGGATCTCCCGGCCCTCAAATCGTATGGCGCCGGCGCCGATCGAAAGCGGCCGGCGCAACAGGCCGATCAGCGCGAGCGCCGTAATGCTCTTGCCGCTGCCGGATTCACCGACAAGGCCGAGTGTCTCGCCACGATCGATGCGGAACGAAACATCCTCGACCGCCGCAACGCGGCTCGGTCCGACAGTGAGATCGATGCGCAGATCTTCGACTTCGATCAGGGGAGGGCCCGTCATGTGCGCCGGCTCCGGGACTGTGGATCGAGAATGTCGCGCAAGCCATCGCCGAGCAGATTGAGGCCGAGCACCGTCAGGAATATGGCGAGGCCCGGGAAAATCGAGAGCCACGGCGCCGTTGTGATCTGGTCGCGGGCCTCCGACAGCATGCTGCCCCAGCTTGGATAGGGCGGGCGGATTCCGAGGCCAAGGAACGACAACGCGGCTTCGGCCAATACCGCCCCACCCATGCCCAGCGTGCCGATCACAATGATGGGCCCAAGCATGTTCGGCAGCAGCTGCGTGATCATGATGCGCAAATCGCCGTAGCCGAGCACGCGTGCCGCCTGCACATAGCCCTGGCTCTTGAGCGAGAGCGTCGAGGCCCGTGCGATCCGGCAAGTAAAGGACCAGTTGGTCAGCCCGAGCGCGATCAGCAGGCTGGTCAGGCCGGGTCCAAGCACCGCCATGATGGCAAGCGCGAAGATCAGCGAGGGGATCGCCAGCATGAGGTTGGTCAGCCCATTGACGAAGTCGTCCCACCAGCCGCCCCAATAGCCCGCGGTCAGGCCCAGCGTCACGCCGATGACGCTGTTGACCAACTGCGAGACGATGCCGACCGTTAGCGAGATGCGCGCGCCGTGCACGACGCGGGAGTAAATGTCGCGGCCCTGCGCGTCGGTGCCGAACCACCAGGTCCAGCTCGGCGGCTCTTCCGCATTCATGAGATTGGCATCCATGACAGGATCCGTATGCGCCAGCCAGGGCGCGAACAGGCCGACGAAGATCGCAAGGGCGAACAACGCTCCGCCGATGATGAGACTGGCGCCGAGCTTCATCGCGGCCGCCCCGCCGCGGGCAGGGCAATCGCATATGAGATGGAAGGTGCAATGGCATAGGCACTACGCTCCCTCTCCCGCTTGCGGGGGAGGGCTGGGGTGGGGGTCTCTCCACGAGTCATATTGCGGAAATAGCCCCCACCCGGATCGCATCTGCGATGCGATCCGGCCTCCCCCGCAAGCGGGAGAGGCGAAGCGAGCCCGTGGACAGACCGCCCGAACAACATATGCGATTGCCCTGCCGGCCGACCACCGCTCATGCGTATCTGATCCTGGGATCGATCACGCCATACAGCACGTCAATCAACATATTGGTCGCGAGAAAGAACAGTACCACGACGAAAATGGAGCCCTGGACGGCAGGAATATCGCGCTGCAGCACACTGTCGACGAGCAGCGAACAGATGCCCGGCCAGGAGAACAATTTCTCGACCACGACCGCCTGACCCATCAACGCGCCGAATTGCAGGCCAATCGTCGTGAGAATGATGACGAGGGCGTTGCGCATCACATGCCACTTCACGACCCGGGTCTCGCTCATGCCCTTCGAGCGCGCCGTCCGAACGAAATCCGCGGTCATGATCTCGAGAACCGCGGCGCGCGTCGTTCGTGCCAGCAGCGCCATCGGCGAGACACCGAGTGTCACGGCAGGCAGGATCAAATATCTGAGCCCGCCATCGCCATAGCCAAAACTCGGCAGCCAGCCGAGTTTCAACGCAAACAGGTACATCAGCAGCAGCCCCAGCCAGAACTTGGCCATCGAAAGGCCAGACACCGCCAGGACCATCGAGATCGTGTCGACGATGCTGCCAGGTTTCAGCGCCGCGATGAAGCCGAGCGGTACACCGATCACAATCGCAAACGTCATGGCGGCGAATATCAATTGCAGCGTCGGCCCCATCCGTTTGGCGAGCATGGTCGTGACCGGCTCGCGCGTCCTGAATGACGTCCCCAGATCGCCGGTCGCGAGCTTGGCAATGTAGGCGCCGAAGCGGACGTAGACGGGATCGTCGAGCCCGAGCTGCTTTTTCATGCGCTCCACGACCTGCGGATCTGCCGGGCCCCGGCCGTCATCGCTCATGCTCGATACGATGCTGCCCGGAACGACGCTGAACAGCACAAAGATCACCAGCACGACGGCCAGTACGGTCGGAATGGTTTGCAGGGTTCGACGGATCAGGAAGACGAGCATGGGAACTGTTCCTCCCTCCCGCCATCGTTTCTTGCGACGGAGGGAGGGTGAGCGCGCGCGTCACTTCGCGGGCGAGGTTTCATCGACCCAGAGCTCTTCGACGTTTTGATGGGTCAGTTCCGTCGCGTTCAACTGAATACCCTTGAGCCACGGCTGCACCGCCATGACCGCCTTGTTGTAGTTGAAGAACCAGACCGGCGCTTCGTCATAGAGCAGGGCATTGGCTTTTTGCAGCAGCTGGTTACGTTTGGCTGTGTCGTCGGTCTGCCCGGCCTCATCGATCATCTTGTCGAAGTCCGCGTTCTTGAAGGTCGTGTAGTTGCAGGCCGATTGCGGTGTCGATGAGTGGAAGCATTTCAGCGCCGCCTGGGGATCCGGGCCCGTCGCTACGGAATAGACATAGGCCTGAAATTCACCCTTGCGAAGCACCTCCGCCAGCACCGCGGTCTCGACCTGCTTGACCTTCACCTTGATGCCCACCCGGTCCAGCATCGGGATAATGGCCTCGACGATCGGCAGGCCCCAGCTTTCATTCTGGCTGGTCGTCCATTCGAATTCAAAGCCCGTGGGATAACCGGCGTCCGCAAGCAACTGCTTTGCTTTCGCGGGATCGAAGGCGTAGGGCTTCATCGTCTTGTCGTAGATCGGCAAGGTCAGAGGCAGCCAGCTCGTGGCGCGATAGGCCTTGCCCTTGACCAGCTTGCTGATGATCAGGTCAGTATCGATCGCGTGGTTGATCGCCTGCCGGACCCGCTTGTCGGCGAACGGCTTGAATGCCGGGTTCATCCCCATGTGACGCGTAAAGACCTCGGCGACTTCAGCGATGGTGCCCTTGAGGTTGGGGTCGGCCTGATAGGCGACATATTGCGCAGGTCCCAGCACCGAGGTGTCGATTTCCTTGTTGCGGAAGGCGACATCGCGCGCCGCGGCTTCGCCCATGATCGAGAAGATGAGCTTGTCGGCATAGGGCTTGCCGGGCTTGTAGAACCGGTCCCACCGTTCCAGGACGACGCGCGATCCCGGCACGTGCTCGACAAACTTGAATGGCCCAAGGCCGATCGGCTTCTGGATGAAGCCCTCCTTGGCGGCCTCGTCGGCGGGATAGATCGAAGTCAGCGCGGTGAAGAAGTAGAAAGCCGGATCGACTTTCTCGCTCAGCTTCATTTCGAGCGTGAAGTCGTCGATCTTCTTCAGGCCGGAGATTTCCTTGGCCTGGCCCTTCTCGACCTCGGCCGCGCCCGCGATCATGCGGACAAACCGCGCGCCGGGATAGGCCTTGGTGCCGTCCATGATTCGATTGAAGCTCCAGATGACGTCGTCAGCCGTCATCTTGCGACCATGGTGGAAATAAGCGTCGTCGCGCAGCTTGAAGGTATGAACAAGACCTCCGCCCGAGACCGTGACCTCCCTGGCGAGCTCCGGAACCGGCTTGCCCTCGGCAGAGTCCCAAATGTAGAGCGACCGATGCAAGCCTTTGGCTACAATCTCGTCCTGGGCGCGCGGTGTCGTATGAATGTCCATGCTTGTGAAACTCGAGCCATAGGGCGCCGTCATGCGAATGGTGCCGCCCTTGCGCGGCGTCTGGGCTTCCGCCGCGACGGAGAGTGCCAGTCCCAAACCAGCCACGATCGCAATCTTCCTGAACATCATGTTCTCCCCAACAGTACACGCGTATTCCGATCAGCGAGTTGACCACCCGCAGCATGTCGAGCGCAAGATCCTCGTTGGCGGCGATCGGACCAAACCTTGTGCAGCGTCAACGCGAGAGCTGGGACGGCCATGCAATCAAGCTGCCTCGCGGCCTGCCTGCCACAGCGCGAGCACCTCTTCGCGCGTGATGCCGCGGGTAATGAACACGATGCGCGAGCGGCGGTCGGCGTCGGGCCATTCGGGGAGGGCCACCGGTGGATGGAAGACATGGTGGACGCCGTGGATCACGACCGGCGTCTGTTCCCCGCGGAGATTGAGAATGCCTTTGACTCGCAGCAGGTCCTCGCCGCGTACGCTGCGAAGATATGCGAGCCAGTGCGAAACGGCCATCCAGTCGAGCGGTTCGTCGAACGCGAGCATGAAGCTGGTGATCGATGTATCGTGGCTGTGATGGGCGTGATCGTGGTGCTCGTGCGCCGGTTCGCTGGATCCTGCGAACGCCTCCTCGTTGAGCCAGCGCCCAACGTCGACCGCTTTCTTCTCGGGATCGACCAGGGCAGCACCGAATAGCCCGGCCGGATCGATCTCGCCATGCATCACGCGTTCGATCCTGGCGCCGGGATTGAGCCGACGGAGACGCTGATACAATGCGGCAGTGTTGCTGACCAAATCACACTTGGTGATTAGCAGCCGGTCGGCAAGCGCCACCTGCTTCACCGCTTCATACTGATGATCGAGCTGATGAACCGCATTGGCGGCATCCACCGTCGTCAAAACGGTATCGAGCCGCAGGAAGTGCGAGACCAATGGATTGTTCAGCAGGAGCTGCACGATCGGGGCAGGATCTGCCAGACCCGTTGTCTCTACGAGAATACGGCGAAATGGCGGCACCTCGCCGCGATCGCGTTTCACCAGAAGCGTGCGCAGTGTCTCCTCGAGGTCGCTGCGGATTGTGCAGCAAATACAACCGCTCGCGAGCACGGCCACCTCGCCATCGACGCGCTCGACGAGGAGATGGTCGAGACTGACTTCCCCGTATTCGTTGATGACGACGGCGCTGTCCCTCATGGCATCGTGGCGCAGCAAGCGATTGAGCAGTGTGGTCTTGCCGCTGCCGAGAAAGCCGGTGATCAGCGATACCGGCATGCGCTCGGCTGACTTGTCGTTCTCGAACAGGCTCATCGGCGCCCTCACTTCAACCGTCTTATTTTTGTCGCTGGACAGCAGCCTAGCGGAGGAGGAGCATGCCGAAAATGAATTTTTAAGCCCAGCTTCTGGGCACAACCTGGGAGGCAACGATGGACGATGACGTCAGGGGCCAAGAGGAGCAACAGGAGCAGAAAGGCGGAATGGCGGAAACCGATCGCCGCACCTTGCTCCGCACCGCCGGCCTGGCCGGCGCTGCGGGGGCGGCGCTCGCGGGCGCGATGCATGGCAAGTTCTCGCTCGCACCGATCACCGCAGCGCAGGCGCAGACGGCCACCTCCATGCCCAAGGGAGTCGACAAGCCATGGTGGCCCTCGAAATGGGGCAAGGACGACGAGGCCGGCGCATCCAACCACATCACGCCAGCGAAGGTCCTCGATGCAGCGAAATGGATCAAGGACGGCAAAATCTACAAGATCGGTCGTGTCTACGAGCAGGGCATGCCGCTGTTCGGCGCGCGTGTGTTCGCGCTGCGCATTCCGGGAGGGCCGACCGGCGGCCCGTTCGGCGACAACAAGCTGATGTATCATGACGATTTTCTCGCCACCGAGATCAGCCAGACCGGCACGCAGTTCGATGGCCTCGGCCACATCGGCATCCAGATGGGCAAGGCCGGCGACAGGAGCGAGATGCGGTTCTACAACGGCTTCACCGCCGAAGAGATCAGCGACTCGTACGGTCTCAAGAAGCTCGGCGCCGAGAAGCTCAAGCCGCTTTTCACCCGCGCTCATCTGATCGACATGGTCGCGCTCAAGGGCGGCATGATGGACGCCGGCCAGGAGATCACCTCGGCCGATATCAAGGCGGCGCTGCAGAAGCAGAACATTCCCGAGAGCGACATCAAGCCGGGCGACGCCATCATGTTCCATACCGGCTGGGGCTCGCTGTGGATGAAGAACAATGACCGCTTCAACAGCGGAGAGCCGGGCATCGGCCTCGACGCCGCCAAATGGGTGATCGAAAAGGACCTCGCGCTGACCGCGGCGGACAACTGGGCGGTTGAAGTGGTGCCCAATCCCGACAAGTCGCTCGCCTTTGCAGTCCATGCCGAGCTGCAGACCAAGCACGGCATACACAACCACGAGAACCTGATCTTCGACGAGCTGATCGCCGACAGGAAGTACCAGT encodes the following:
- a CDS encoding AAA family ATPase; this translates as MTTTARDSRPIERRQLTVLFCDLVGSTELSAGLDPEDFSAIIAGYRRCIVETIARFDGFVARHHGDGAVVCFGYPHAHEDDAERAVQASLALVQAIAALPAKEKLSARVGVATGVAIVGDMSDSAISEEHGILGDAPNLAARLQSLAEPGSVVISGRTKTIAGPQFAYLDLGKVEIKGLAKPVAAWQVAGRTMVSSRSHALQSCDVLPLIGRDEEMELILSRWKRARSGEGQVVLLSGEAGIGKSRLTVALLEQLAREPQIRLQYFCSPQHTDSTLYPVIGEMWRAAGFAHDDSQQAKADKLDALLVQSATSSEDAALFAEMLSLPGDGRYPPVEVEPQLRRQKTLKALVSHIEALARIHPVLMIFEDAHWTDPTSLEFFTRAVDLAVSHRLLMLVTFRPEFGPPWIGRPHVTELTLNRLAPRDIDSLIEGVVGDRSLPAGIRQDIIERTDGIPLFAEEMTKAVLDAEGESEVQRTVAGAPTPVVAVPASLQASLMSRLDRLGPAKDTAQVGAAIGREFPHMLLAAVARKPEAELDADLNRLIAAGLLFRQGTPPHASYLFKHALVQDAAYGTLLREPRRALHARIAEILECQFPEMADGQPELLARHYTKADLIEKSARLWGKAGLRSQERSALIEAAEQLDQALAQIATLPSTPDLRREQIVLQVALSNTLMHVKGYGAPETKTAVAQARAFIERAAQLGESPDDPSLLLSTLFGQWIVNFINFNGDVARELASRFLALGENEGAAVPRMIGHRTMASTLALRGDLVEARAHYNEALALYRPAEHRRLMTRFGQDLRVTCLAFRSMASWLLGYPEAALNDADCALTEARQIEHAATLMFTLNFPILVNTYCGNYHAANTHLKELVALAEEKSAPFRKAEGVLRRGYILTLTGAVKAVETVTAGIDLWRSAGSTIFTPEQEFMLAIAHADSGQFDDAWRCIGKAMTAMRETRERWCEAEAHRVAGEIALRWPQRDEAKAQAYFEHALTTARAQHAKSWELRAATSSARLLNCQGKRKMARDLLAPVYDWFTEGFDTSDLRKARALLAEIS
- a CDS encoding J domain-containing protein, yielding MKTLYDIVGALPDDDAEDLRVAFRKAVKANHPDLNPGSPEAAHTFRRIVRANAILSDQRQREAYDRLLEAARRQQQKPNRSAFSAAIRRLGVDAMASAVAAAVFIGGYLLLNPVGRLPLASAEVTEISRREPVQTVAGRSTELSSQERTLKPQDLKETTRLASVSPSVTTGIAPAARDVVPTTEPRRKDVKYYRERGSSAYRSGDLYIALANFDLAIQQDPACSDCYVDRGIVLHRMGDQKGAFSDVAEAKRIDALSRSKPVSDASAR
- a CDS encoding amidohydrolase family protein, with amino-acid sequence MPIIDSQVHAYEANTSKRPWHTVPNWPEHVTGDEMVAAMDKVGVDGAIFISAFSLYRYDASYAVEVQRAHPGRLAIVKPVDPDDAGVADVVAEWKKTPGAVGIRIMLRKEAARAPDDPGLDRIARAAVRYDFPVNVLCWDNLDAGRALIDRHPDTRFIIDHLGILQPRVPPAPPEPWADLPKVLELARRPNAVIKVSGACTLSREPYPYPDIWDPLARVFDAWGFDRCLWGTDWTRAFAVVNYEQAVEPFLKTSRLNDSERAMLMGGACAKTYGWSPTKG
- a CDS encoding ABC transporter ATP-binding protein, with the translated sequence MHEPARRPRDDVILSVEDLAVHFPVGGGLLGGGRRLLRAVDGIDLELKRGECLGLVGESGCGKSTVALSILGLQMPTRGRIVLDGQVVTGGQSLDRKALARIVQIVFQDPYASLNPRQTVRRTLEAPLRLHGVTAQSEIEERVATMLRHVGLRPEQAGRYPHEFSGGQRQRIGIARALILNPKIVICDEPVSALDVSIRAQIINLLLELKETLGLSYIMISHDLGVVEHMSDRVAVMYLGRIVETGDWREIFERPAHPYTRTLIAAIPDPLRREPLATTKGELPNPLNPPEGCAFSPRCRYAEAVCHREPVPPLETRPDGHAVRCWRADEIAGQPALSSH
- a CDS encoding ABC transporter ATP-binding protein, translated to MTGPPLIEVEDLRIDLTVGPSRVAAVEDVSFRIDRGETLGLVGESGSGKSITALALIGLLRRPLSIGAGAIRFEGREIQGLPAAEQRALRGNRIAMIFQEPMTALNPVSPVGRQIAEMFVLHKGKNWREANRLAVEALASVRVPAPERRVNDYPHQLSGGMRQRVMIAIALACGPDLLIADEPTTALDVTVQAEIIELMRNLCAERGTAILMISHDLGLVANVCRRVAVMYAGRIVEERGSADIFRACAHPYTQGLVDSLPRLGSRAALGRTRLREIAGVVPAISDFPDGCRFNPRCARATDICRATVPETTPLGAGGLVRCHHHA